The Flexibacter flexilis DSM 6793 region ATGTTTCGGCCAAATCGTCTAAGGCTGTAAGATTGTTACTCTTAATAATGGACTCTATTACTTCGTTGTAATTAGAGGCCGTCGCGTAGCCTGCTTTTTCTAAGGCTTGCGCTTGCTGGGCGGGGGTTTTCGCGGCAAATACACCAAACTGTTTATAGCGTGGATTATCAAGTAAAAATTTTACGCGGTCTTTGATAGATTCGTCCGCCGTGTCGTAAACCCGAAACCATTGTTTTACACTCTTGCGAACCCCGTTTACTTCTTCTACCGTCAAAAGTAAAACCTTCTTACCCTTCCACGATGCGTCGGCCTTGATACCAAACCAATTATTATATTTCGTGGCTATCCCGTCTTTTCCCCAACCTGTCTCCAGTGCCATTTGAGCAAGGCAAACACTGGTAAACAACTTAGTACCTGCACACGCTTTGGCGGCTGCCTTGCCGAATTTTTGAACAAATTCTTTTGGTGTCATGGTTTAGGCTTTTTTCTTGGTGGTCGTCTTGGTCGCCGCTGGCTCTGCGGCGGCTGGCTCTGCTGGAGCTTCGCTGCTACTGTCGCCGTCGCCTGCGGATTCGCTGGCCGTCGCCGTCTTGACTGGTTCTGCTGGAGCTTCGCTGGCTGCTACCAATGGATAAGCTAAAATATAATCCAAATTCAATGGATTGCGGCCTGTGTTGGATACTTTCAAACTCGATGCGCTAAAGGTGCGATTTTTTGACAAAAAGGCCTTTTTTTTGCCATTTTCAACAAAAGTACCAATCGCAAACAAGCCTTTGCCGTCGGTGGCGTGGAGCGTGTTTTTTAGCTCTTTTTCAGGGTTCAACAACACAATAAAGGCGTTATCCAGAGGAACGTCTGGGCGACCACCAACCAAAAGAACAGAAACGCCTTTCGGTTCTGCTGTTTCGGCGCAAACCTCAACACTGATACTGTTTTCGGCTAATACTTTGCCTGTTTCGGCTAAATATGCAGCTTTGACGCGTGCAATTGCTGTGCTTTTTTCTAACTCGTACATAATTTTTAAAAGTGGTTTTTTAATTGAGAAATAAAATAATTAAATGATTGAAATTGCATTAAGCCGTTACCGACTTCCACCACAAGTAAGCGTCCGCCCAAAGAGGATTTGAGGTTGTGGCTACTATTTTGGCGGCTTTCGCGCCTGCATCAGTCATTTTTTTCTGCTTTCGCAAAGCCGCTAAACCTGTGTCCGTTACTTGTTTAGGGTTTTTAAATCCCTTTCGCGCTAATGCCTGCATTGTCTTTGTGCCAAAGTCGCCGTCGGGTTCTAAGTTTTCACCTAACTTGTTTAAGGCCTCTTGCACCTGCCGAACGTAGTATTTTCCTTTATCCCCAAATCGTGCAATTACGCGGCTGGCTGGTTTGCTTGTTTGGTTCGTGGCCGTCTCCGTCGTCGCTGGTTTTGGCTTTGGTTTCGGTGTTGGCTTTGGCGCAATAACAATGTTGCTTTGCTGCTGCCTGTTGTTGCTACTTGATGGCGTAAAAATACCTACAATACTATCTTTGAAATAGTAAATTATTCCAAGTGCAAGCAACACCGCCAAAAGTGCAAATAGCGTGCTATTGTCTCGATAGGTTTTCACCGCCTGTGTGCGTACTTCGGTCGCCGTCGGCAATGCTGGTAACTGCTCAATAACGGCGGGTAAATATCTTGTTGTTGCCATATATATAAGTGGTTAAAGTCCTGCCAATGCTTTAAATTTTGCAAACTCGCTACTGTTCAGCTCTTCGGCTATTCGCTCGAGTAAAACCTCGTTGTAAAGCTGCTTGTATCGTTTTGCTACCTGCGTAAAGATGCCCTTGCTTTGCTCGGCCAAACTATACATGGCCTCTACGTCTGTACCGTCAAAATCTATCATCCAATCAGTACCCGAATTATTCGCGGCGGCTCGGTATTCGCGCGCCAAAGTATTCAAATCAACGCTTTGGCCGTCGCTGTTGTTTGTGTAACTCTGGCCGTCTTGGTTGTCGTAATAGCCTTGTTTTATGCCTCGTACTGTTGATTTTGCAACAAAAAAGCCTATAATCACGATAGCCAAAATAATCGCTGCGATAGTGGCTTGGTAAGCAGGGCTTCGGGGCTGGTTTTGTGGGTTTTCAAACATGATTACATGAATTTAGTAAGGTTAGTAGCCAAAGAAAGCAAGCTCGGTCTTTCGCCTGAAGCGGCAATTCTGCGAACTTCCGCCAAAAGTTTTGGTTTCTCCAAAATAAAATTGATAGCGGCTTCCAACTCGTCCCCGCTTAATTGCTCGGCTGCGTCTAACAAGGCATTCATTTTTTGCTCGGCCTCCTCTCTGTTTTCTGCGGAAATAGTGACGTTTTTAAAATTAAAATCTGGCATTTTTTAAAGTGGTTTTTAGATGGTTTACTGTTGTGTTTTTTCTGCTTCTTTTGTTTTTTTGAAGCGGATAAAATCCTCAATCTCTTTAGCTAAGTCAGGATTAAATTCCATTTCTCCCATGACGTTATCCAGTGAGCGGCGTTGCTCGTCGCTGAAACTACTTGCGTCTATTTCGTAAACATTGCCGTCGTCCTCGTCCTCGTCGTTTTCCTCGTCGTCGCTGCCGTCCTCTTCGTCCTCCTCTTCCTCGTCGTCGTCGGTGTTAATCTGAAAACTTCGCGGCTTGCGCTCGGTCGCCTGTGCTGTCGCGCTGTTGGTGGCTGCGGTGGCCGTCGTTGTGCTGGCCGTCGCCTGTGCTGCTGTTGTTGCACCTGTTGCACCTGCAACGCTGGTTGCGGCGGCTACTGGCGTTTTGAAAAATGGCAAAACTGCACTCGCTAAATTTGCAATACCATTTAGTATGGCTTCGGGGTTGGCTGCAACACTATCCATAACACCATTTAGTCCGCCTTTTTTGCCGTCTGCTGCCTGCTGCATTTCAAGGCGCAATAATTCAATTTGATGTTTGTTGGCCTCTTGAGATGCCTTAAGCTGCATATCAAACATTTGCCTTTGCGTTTCCATTTCTCTGGCGTGTGCCTCTTCCTGAAATTCAAGAAACCGCTCGAAAAACTCGGTTGCGGCTGCATTTTTTCCGCCTGCAATCTTTGAAAGCAAAGCTAATTGATTCATCCCTGTACCTGCATTTGCGTTACCTGCTCCAACTCCCGCCAAACCCTCCAACGCGGCGGCTATCGGGTTGTTTTGCAGTTTGGCTAAAAACAAAATTGGGTCTTGTTGCGCCTGTGCTGCTTCGTCTTGGTTTGTTATAATAAAGGTTTTTGGCTTATTTCCGATGTCGGCTTTATTGTTGCCGTAATGCAACACCAAACGCGGTTCTTGCGATTTTTTGGCGTACTCTATGGCATCTTCCAAAGATGCGGCAAAGTCCAAAGGCTCTGACCGCTTATTGGCCGTAATACTTGGGTCGAATTTTTGGTACAAAATAGCTCCCGTACTGTCTGTAATGTGCCAATAAGGATATTTTGCGAATTTGAAAGATAAAGATTCTATCTTTTCATTTTCGTCTATATAGATAACGGTTGGTTGCATTATGGTAATAGGATAATTCTAACAAAAAAGAACTTAACAAAACCCGTAATAGTACCTAATTCAAATTTTCTTTCCATTGTTTTAGGTGTCTGAAACAAAAAGGAACATTCAAAACTGGTGCGGTCGTTGTTGGCTTTTTCTGGCACAATAGCAATTTTCGTTTGCTCCGTTCCGCCTATCAAAGTAATAGTTCCGCCGTCTTCGTAATTTGAAACAGAAAACACCCCCTTGTAGAAAAACAACATACTATCTGCTTCTTTAGATAAAACATCGGTGCTTACTTCCCCTTCCTCTAACGAAAACACAACGCTTCTAAAATCAAGCCTGTAACGGCTGCCTTCGTCTCGCCTTATGCCTTTTGCGGCCAAATATTGATTTATTGCCAGTTCTAATTCCATTATACTACTCGTTTACTTTGAGAAAAACCTTAAAAACTACTTCGGCGGCTTGGTCTAATTCGCCCAAAACATCGGTCTGGATAACTCCCGCTATGTGCTTGATTCGTCCCCCGTGCGCTTGGTCGCTCAATGGATAGAACGTTAGGCCGTTGGTTGGTAATTCGGCTTCCTGTTGCCTTTCACGCCGTGCAAGGTCTATCGCCTGTGCGCGTGATTCGATTATTGTTGGTAGTGCCATGTAATATATTGATTAAAAACATTGTGGTTTGAAGTGCAAGTGCTGAAAGTTAAAAAATACATCATTTGAAAATCAATAACTTACGTTAAACTTCAGCATCTGCTGCGGCCAGGTCTTCAGCTCTCGACGGCAATGTAATATTTCCGTCATAAACGATATATTTTCCATTAAAGGCAATGGCTGCGGGTTGGCTACCTACTTTGATAACAAGGGCTTTGTAACGTCTGCTTTTATCGTTAATAAAATCGCTAAAAGCCTGCTTGTTAGCGATTTTAAAGCCGCCTAAACCATTGGCCGCTAACATGGCCGTCGGCTGCGTTACTTCTAAAATTTCGGGCTGGCCTTCAAAGGTGGCGTTATAGGCTTCCACATCTACGCGCTTAACCGTCAAAGAATCAATCAAAATATTTTGATTATTATTCACAGATAGACTCACGTTTGCCGCCCCGTTTGAAGCCCAAAAAACAAGTTCCTTTTCTTTGTTTTCGTAGCGTTGGGGTAAAGTCAAAGAAAAACTATCCGTCTTTCCTGCGGTGGTTTTGATGGCGTAAAGCTCGTGTAATTTAGTAGCCATGTTATTTGTTTGACTTTTGAAGGACAAATGCTAATTGTACGCTGTAATTTTGAATCGCTGCGGCGGCAAAGCTCGCGGCTTGCGTGGCATCGTTTAGGGTTGCGCGAATTTTGTCTTGGTTTACGTCTAATTTTAGCGGCCAAATACGCTCTTCGATTTTGGCACTGGAAAGCGTATTGATTGAGTTTAGCCAAAGACCCTCTGGCAAATAGTCAGAATCTGAACCAACTTTTAATTGTCCTAAATTGACGCGTGCCTGAATAGGGTATATGGTAGTCATAAAACCTATTAAATATTTCCAATCGGTTTCAATCGTTACTTCTTTAGTCAAACTTCCACCAATAGTACGCCCGTCGCCTGAAATATAATTTTTACCCTTATTGGCTTCATTTTCGCCTAAAAGCCCGAAAGCAAAATCTAAGGTTATAACTCTAACGGTTTCTAAAGTTTTCATCGCTGCAATTATTTAAGTGCTAAGGAGAGAGAAAAAGGCCGCTAATTCTTAGCGTTTAGCGGCCTTTCAAAATATAGTCCTAATGTTGCGCTATGTGTTATGCTAAGTTTGGTTTAGCAGCTACTTGCAAGCCGATTAAGGTTACACGAATAACCCCGTCGATTTCGGCCTCGCCGTTGATGGTTACTTTGATTTCCTTTTGCGGTGGGATATACAAAGGGGAT contains the following coding sequences:
- a CDS encoding peptidoglycan-binding domain-containing protein, whose translation is MATTRYLPAVIEQLPALPTATEVRTQAVKTYRDNSTLFALLAVLLALGIIYYFKDSIVGIFTPSSSNNRQQQSNIVIAPKPTPKPKPKPATTETATNQTSKPASRVIARFGDKGKYYVRQVQEALNKLGENLEPDGDFGTKTMQALARKGFKNPKQVTDTGLAALRKQKKMTDAGAKAAKIVATTSNPLWADAYLWWKSVTA
- a CDS encoding glycoside hydrolase family 73 protein, translated to MTPKEFVQKFGKAAAKACAGTKLFTSVCLAQMALETGWGKDGIATKYNNWFGIKADASWKGKKVLLLTVEEVNGVRKSVKQWFRVYDTADESIKDRVKFLLDNPRYKQFGVFAAKTPAQQAQALEKAGYATASNYNEVIESIIKSNNLTALDDLAETLAEKK